A single genomic interval of Oncorhynchus mykiss isolate Arlee chromosome 13, USDA_OmykA_1.1, whole genome shotgun sequence harbors:
- the LOC110486728 gene encoding queuine tRNA-ribosyltransferase catalytic subunit 1 translates to MAAPIARGAATSSFETGMVVKKAVSIVAPLALRIIAECPVTKARACDLKLPHCTVSTPVFMPVGTQGTMKGITVDQLDDLGCQICLGNTYHLGMRPGPELIEKANGLHGFMNWKRNLLTDSGGFQMVSLVELSEVTEEGVKFKSPYDGKEILLSPEQSIAIQNSLGSDIMMQLDDVVSSTVTGPRVEEATWRSIRWLDRCIAANKNPDRQNLFAIIQGGLNTELRKACLDEMTKRDVPGFAIGGLSGGEEKDDFWRMVTLSTDHLPREKPRYLMGVGYAVDLVVCVALGCDMFDCVFPTRTARFGSALVPWGSLTITKKQFAKDLQAIDPDCQCPTCRRHSRAYLHALFKSDTAAMHHITIHNISYQLTLMRSMRQSIIDGRFPDFVRTFMKRMFPSPEQYPGWAVDALGTVNITLN, encoded by the exons ATGGCTGCGCCCATAGCCAGAGGAGCTGCAACGAGCAGCTTTGAAACAGGCATGGTTGTCAAGAAAGCCGTTTCCATCGTTGCTCCTCTTGCTCTCCGAATCATCGCCGAATGTCCAGTGACCAAAGCGAGGGCTTGTGATCTCAAACTCCCTCACTGTACGGTCAGCACCCCAGTGTTCATGCCTGTTGGTACACAAGGCACGATGAAGGGAATCACAGTGGACCAACTCGATGATCTGGGATGTCAGATTTGTCTTGGCAACACATACCACTTGGGTATGAGGCCG GGTCCTGAGCTGATTGAGAAAGCAAATGGCCTGCATGGCTTCATGAACTGGAAAAGAAACCTTTTGACT GACAGTGGGGGCTTTCAGATGGTGTCTCTTGTTGAACTATCAGAGGTTACTGAGGAGGGGGTCAAGTTCAAATCTCCTTACGATGGGAAGGAGATCCTTCTGAGTCCTGAGCAGTCAATCGCCATACAGAACAGTCTGG GGTCAGACATCATGATGCAGTTGGATGACGTGGTCAGCAGTACGGTGACTGGGCCGCGAGTGGAGGAGGCTACGTGGAGATCGATTCGCTGGCTGGACCGCTGCATTGCAGCCAATAAGAATCCAGATAGACAGAACCTGTTTGCCATCATCCAGGGGGGCCTGAACACAGAGCTGCGCAAAGCCTGTCTAGACG AAATGACAAAACGGGATGTTCCTGGCTTTGCTATCGGTGGGCTGAGCGGAGGTGAGGAGAAGGATGATTTCTGGAGGATGGTGACACTCAGCACAGACCATCTGCCTCGGGAGAAGCCTCGCTACCTCATGGGGGTTGG TTATGCAGTAGACCTGGTGGTGTGTGTTGCTCTGGGTTGTGACATGTTTGACTGTGTCTTCCCAACACGCACTGCA AGGTTTGGCTCAGCTCTGGTCCCGTGGGGATCTCTGACGATTACCAAGAAGCAGTTTGCCAAGGACCTACAGGCAATAGATCCAGACTGCCAGTGCCCCACCTGCAGGAG GCACAGTCGGGCCTATCTGCATGCTCTTTTCAAGAGTGACACCGCAGCCATGCATCACATTACCATCCACAACATCTCCTACCAG CTCACTCTGATGCGGTCGATGAGACAGAGCATCATAGATGGTCGCTTCCCAGACTTTGTGAGGACATTCATGAAGAGAATGTTCCCCTCTCCTGAACAGTATCCAGGCTGGGCGGTGGATGCTCTAGGAACAGTCAACATCACATTGAATTAA